DNA sequence from the Candidatus Cloacimonadota bacterium genome:
AGAGCTTCACATCGTAGAAGGAATGCACCAGCGCAAATCTTTGATGTACGACATGGGAGATGCTTTTATGGCACTTCCAGGCGGAATGGGAACCTTTGAAGAAATTCTGGAAGTTGTTACCTGGGCTCAGATCGGTTATCATCAAAAACCGTGTGGGCTGCTGAATATAAATGGATTTTTTGATCAACTTTTGGAATTTCTGAATAATTCTGTAAAACAGCGTTTCATCTGGGAAGCACATCGAAAAATGCTGATGAGCGATACCAGAATTGAAGGTTTGTTCAACCAGTTCGAAAATTATAAAGCACCCAATATCGAGAAATGGCGTGACAGGAAATAAATTCATCTATTTTGTCATCCTGAGTAGTTCCAATTTTATGGAACGTATCGAAGGATATGGCAATAATATTAAATAATTCTTATGAAAAAAACCGAAATCATCAATTTTACTGGAATCGGGAATGTAGATTTCGTTCCCAGGAAAAGAGC
Encoded proteins:
- a CDS encoding TIGR00730 family Rossman fold protein, whose product is MKKICVFCGSSPGADPEFSEVAKELGKEIAYRNLELIYGASDLGLMGVLAESAIQNGAKVIGVMPRIFDGKVEHPDLAELHIVEGMHQRKSLMYDMGDAFMALPGGMGTFEEILEVVTWAQIGYHQKPCGLLNINGFFDQLLEFLNNSVKQRFIWEAHRKMLMSDTRIEGLFNQFENYKAPNIEKWRDRK